GTTATCAAAAAAGATCCAAGCATAACACTAAGAAATTCTAAAACTTTACGTCTAGGGAGAGGAAGAGGTTCTAAATTCAAGACTTTtcatttacactaaaaaaaatgacataaatTTTAATCATATAATGTGTAAGATAACCAGTTCATATCATCTTAAGGAGCGAGTATTTTGAGTTTGAAGCTTTGAAAATAATATATTGGTCTCGTTTTAGGTTGAGATTCTTTTGTTAAAAAGCATTTTTAGGAAATAAATAGATATGATTATGACCCACTTAAATTtctatttacttttctttttatgtTATTTGACAAGAAATAATGACATTAAGAAATTCAAGTTTATTAGCTTAACAACcacaaaaaaattgaatttgaatgtgtaattatttttaaatgaatataaaGGAATAATACAAATTGACCCATTATccactaattaaatatatttaattaaatcATCTAGGTAAACCCATTCAAAGCTTATTGCACACCTAAATCTACTTATTAGTGAGTGTGTTTGAATGAGTTGACATAATTGAATCACGGTTGACACCTATATTCATACATTTTGTCCATGAATGCTAGAGAACCTATTTTCGTCCACGAATGCCGAATGCCCTATTCCATCGGCTAATTAGATTAgattttaattacaaaaaaaaagagattaaaaattACGACATGTCTATATGatagatacaaatatgaaagTAAAAATATGTCATCTTTACTTTGTTTTCATAGCATAAAGTAGTGTTTtgaatataatataaattttcaGTAGATTATCTTAGATTTCACAAAAAAAGGATAGGATGAAATCACCATAACATACCCATGTTTCTGATATACAAGTGAAAAAATAACGCCGTGGACAGCATAAATCGTCTTAaaggtttataattttttttttaaaaataatacatCATACGTTATTCAAAAAGTCCAATAAAATGTGTACaaggcaagttttttttttttttaaatgtgtgGGAAAGAAATTTAGTTATTTATAATAGCATGCTTTGTAATTGGATACAAGTTActacataaaaagggtagaagaacgtaaaagaaaattttcacaaaatgTTTTCTCAAATATTACCTTTCCAAGCGAAGCTGTAAGTTGGAATATCTCTAAAACTGAACAATAATAATGTATCAAGGTTTCGAAAGAATATCATTTTCATATTCACTATCTGTAAATTCCCTAGTCCGGGTCTGCTCTCTCATGCCCTTCAGTGATGCCCAAGTTGAAACCaactagaaattttttttattataaaataaaaagaagggaaaagaaaagaaaaggaaaaaaaaaaaaaaaagagttcccGCGGGCTACTAATTGCAGCCTGCCGATTTTCTCCTACTTGGACTGGATTAGTTATTTAGTTATTACAGGGGCCGGGTGGCAACTGGCAACTGACGGTTCGAGCAGTTCGATCTTCCACACGTGATTTAGCTGCGTCACACGAGACGCGTGGGCCAACCTTAATTCATTGGTTTTTACTTTTAAGATAGCTAACCACAACAGTCCATGCCCTCGAAAGGGTTGACTTTTGGGGAAACCTCCACAAAGATTTGGTCGCAGTCAGTCACAGGCGTCGTCCATAACTTGTGCGGCATCTCTCGGCCTCCTCCCCCACAACATCACTAGCTGACACCTTTAGCAGCTAAACCAAAGCCCACTCACTCGGTCAACCATTTGTGCTTTCCTTTGAGGTCGCAATTCCCCAGTTCACCGGACCCTCATTCTCTGGCAAAAGTCAACCCGCGTGCAAACAAACCTCCTTGAAGCCACGCTAATATACAGGAAGGTCTCTTATGCTACAACAATTAATAGTAgtattattcttgtttcatcTTATCTAGGAGCAAAACGAATTTAGTTCCTAAACTACTTTGTTAGAGTTGAAATAATAGTTTCTAAACTTTATTTTGAGCTAATTTAGTCCCCTAActattttaacaaaataaaaaaaatagtccTTAAATTTCATTACGAGCCAATTTAGCTCATAGACTATTTTACTTGAataaaaataatccaattttTTACACTAACACTTAGGGGTAGAATAGAATTCAGTCATTACCCTTATCAATGTGTTTTTTTGGGTATAAAAAAGTTGGATCAGATTGAATTCGATCACTGTCACGAATATGTTTACGGGATCATAAATCACTTACACAAGTTTTTTTTATAGATCGATTATTAATACAACACTTACATCGACAGCGCTTTCTTTGTCCTAAAAGAGTACGATGATGGTCCCATGGTTTGACTTTCTGAGGCTCATTTTCTAGGGATAAAATTAGTCTACCCTTGAGCTTTCAAAACATGGGCCTAACAGGGATTCCCAATCCTTTCACTCCTCTGGATTTTTGGCTTGATACAATTGTACCTCACAAATATGGTAGAAATGGATGGGACTGCACACGTACTCAATCCTCCACTTGTTGGAGTATATGCATATTTTCTTCCTCGCCTCTCCTGTTGGCGATAAAAAGTAATTTGAATCTGTGTGTTTCTAACGAGATCCTCCACGAAATACGTGAACCCATGCCCTCTTTTTGTTCGCATTTGTTGCATTTAAAGACTAGAATCCTTGGAAAGTCCTTTTCTCCTTCTGCTTCCTCCTCGTGGTTGGTTGCTTTCCATACACACATTTGTAGTTCTCATCCACCTGATAAAATTTCTTCGTCATCTTTCCAGTTATACTACGCTAAATTACTAGCTTTTAAGTTTTCTGTTGCTGAGAAGAAGATGAGGTTCTCGATTTTCACCATTTTAAGACCTTTTAAGTTGGTGGCATCACCCATTCACCACACCAACATATTACTTGCGGTAAAGGAGAAGTTCTACATGTAATTTGCTTGCTAGTCATGATTGAACAACGTTTACACCCTCCTTAATTAGTTAGTTGCCCGAGCCCATGCCCACCTGCCTAAGGGAAAAACCGCTGAACAAGACACTCACTctgcttttcttccttttgaaaTCTGTCATCACTAATCAGGgatgtttccttttcttctccttttcagAAAGAGACAGAGAGTTCTGCGCTGATCAAAATGTGCCACAGAATGCATGAGCGTTGTTGTGTTCACGaacaaaatttctaaaaattaacTTTGATTAGTGAAAGTGAATTTATGGCTTTGCTGAGCTCAATCAAACTCTCTCAGTTTGGTATCCCTGTACTTATTCAACTTCAAATGCGATCCCTGTACTTATTCTTTAGTGGTTGACCATCGCACAATTATTATACAGTAGTAATAATACAGAGGTCATGGATCAGGTAAGCAGTTCGGTCCACACCTCATGCATCTATCCCATCAAAAACATCCCAACAAAGACAAAGTATACACAATAATACTAACacgggagaaaaaaaaatgtggcGGATATTGTACCATGGCCTCTCTTTGTATTTTCTCTTGGGATATTTGGATCgcatttttctgaactttttgtaaaaaaattcatgaaaatgtaTATGAAGTCAAAatgtaattgaaaaatgtagcaaattttctttgaaaatctGCAATTCAAACACAGCCTTGGTCTGCTTTGTATGTATAACGCAGATAATTAATCCAAATCACAAGTCACCATAACGGCACACTGGACATTCCTACGCTACTAGTACCATAATTTGCTATCTACCTTAATTGCCTAAACTAAAATTCTCAAGCAATAGTTAGATGTAACGAAGAAAAAGTGTCTTCAAGTAGTGTGAGTTCTTGGTTGTGCATACTAATGGATGAAGAACCATCATAGTTCATGTGGTGCTATTACCTCTATTGAATGTGTTTAGACTTCATTTCTTGGCAACCATGGCATTTTTCCTAAAGTCAAACTTGTACAAGAGTACGTATTAGATATAGACTATCAGCTCACGAggggaaaagaataaaaaatggaagaagaaaagaacgTAAAAGTATTTGCATTATTATATCACGAAATGTATACGATAACTCTAGCCAGTGTAGCAACCACCAAACGTAGGTGTTAACCTTTGAAGTATAACCAAGAGATGCAAAAGACACGAAACATCAAAACTTCCCCCTCATCTGCTCCACTCTCCCCGACCTTTTAAACATTTCGATAAGCCTTATTCTTACCCACTTCATCTCAATTTTTAACACCTAAGAAGCAAGCTTCCTCTTATAATAATGCAGATCTAAGTTTACTAAGAGATATCCCATCCAAATGGCGGATCTTCAGCCTACTCCTTGGTCTGCAGATGAACTAGTAGGAGAGCTACTTGACAATGAATCGCCATTCTTCATAATTCCTGATCAAGTGGCCGAGGCATCAAACTTGGACGTTGCATCGAATCATTCACCTGTGTATAACAGGCTAATGTCCGCTGTTTACTCGGGGCCAACCATGCAAGATATAGAAAGTGCTTTGTCTGTGACCAAGTATAGAAATCAAACCGAGCATGTCTCACAAGCCAGGTTCGATCGCGTCATCTGCTTAAATTTATGTATTGATCGATAATAGCCAGCGTTGTACATGAAGCCTTGATTATAATTGCCTCTAAAGCTGTCCGGCCACATCAATGCAGAGTTTCCATGTTGGACAGAGACTTGAGTAGGACTCATGAGAACAATTACAGGTACACGCTGAGAATTAAGAGTTGCGACAATGCATTGGCTGATGATGGTTATAAATGGAGGAAGTATGGCCAGAAATCTATAAAGAATAGCCCAAACCCCCGGTATTAATCTCGGTTGTTGTGTACTAGTCAGTATAGTACTCGAAAGTGACTGAATTTTATTTATAGTTGccgtatttttatttttactttccgGAATAACGCGATGTCTTGTGAATTTGCAACCGGTGTTATGACACAGGAGCTATTACAGGTGCACAAACCCAAGGTGTGGTGCAAAGAAACAGGTGGAGCGGTGCAGTGGTGACCCGGAAACTCTCATCATCACCTACGAAGGCCTTCACCTCCACTTTGCTTACCCATTTTTCCCATGCAACCGACCACAACAGCAGCATGTGAATTCCCCCGCTAAGAAGAAGCAGAGGAAGCCCACGAGTAGTAGCAATTCACAAGGCAGAAATGATCAGGAGGCGCAACGCAGCGTTACTAGTAGTATAAACGATGCAGAAGAAAGCCCGGACAATGTTACCCACTGTAGCCCTGTAATACCACCACCACCGGCAACAGTCGGCGACGTCAATACAGGATGGGAGCAGAAAGGAACAGAGGGCGACTACTCGCCACAAGGCTTGCTTGAAGATGTGGTGCCATTACCAATTCGTAATCCCTTGATTAATCCGACGTCCGTGAATTCTTCGTCCTCTTCCTCTTTTCCATCTACTCCAACTTCACCTTCCTCCATTTCGTGGCCCCCGGGCTATTCAACCTTAGGCTTCGTCGGATTTTAGGTTTGTACGTAGCTCTGGTATTTACTAGTACTAGCTAGGAGACCATAACTCGTTGCGTATGATATATGAATAATCTAATTAATTTCAATACGAAATTTTCttggttgaaaattgaaatgtaTATGTATACATCCCCAAATATTACAACGAAGTAATATCAACATTTATCTTGAATTCTGAGAGTTGCAAAATGCTGTAAAACGCCCGGAGCTCGACAAAGCAGAAAGTATCACTGTGCGTTGTCCTTCCTGGAAGGGAACTTTCATGATGGAGCAACTAGTATGAAAGTCGATCTTTGATGGTGGGCGCAAAATATACAAGGCTTCAATTTCTCTTGAACTCATGCATGAGCAGTGATACCAAAGAAAAATCGCTACGTTttttatgaatatatttttcaatcacctttttacctgatgtatatcaaattgttatagtaatttttctattaaaaaaattcaaaaaatgcaatccaaactaaaaaaatattccttttttttttggaaaaatattcttttgaaaTCACCAGGAGCCTGTCCTGATCCTAGCAGTTGGGGAAGAGGGAGGgttaaaaatatatacatatatatatatatatatacccaaaaaatatatatatatatatgtatgtttgGTTCAAGGGGagaccctgaaaaaaaaaaagtattaagTTGGGCGTTGGTGACAAATTCGGATATCTTACAGTGAAACCAGGGCCGTCGTACACAAGGCGGTTAGCCCAAACAGCCACGAGCCCAGCCCCATTCTCACTCGTTGTTAAAAAGGACACTTAATTGGGCCACCATACTAGTCAGTCCAATTTCTTTGGCGATGGGTCCCAGTATCTAACCAAGCTTGCAGCTTCGGACACGGACTTGTTCGATTGCAGATACTGTGGGGGAAGCTCCCCCGGCATTCCCCCACGACTAGAGCCAGGGGCCGACGGACGAGGGTAAATGCGTCATAGAACTTAACCCCGTGGCGGCATGTATATGTATATTCGGTTAATTCCCTTCGTCGTTCAAAAATCATGCAAGCTTCTACGATGTCGTGAGTGATTAATCCAGTTTCGGTTAACTCTGATTATCACCACCTTCTTTTACGCTCCCCTGAAACGCAGCGAATGAGACCACTTAAAAGCCCTAATTTAAACGCTGAAACGCAACGACGACGTAAGAAAAAAATCGTCCCACTCCTGGGCCTAATTTACTGTAGTTGGACGCGAATACATGTACAACCATcggaaaaatgattttttcacgAATCGGTCGTTCTCTTCTCAGCTCTTCTCGATCCGCATACAGTAATGTAATCTCATTAAA
The Coffea arabica cultivar ET-39 chromosome 6c, Coffea Arabica ET-39 HiFi, whole genome shotgun sequence genome window above contains:
- the LOC113692183 gene encoding uncharacterized protein encodes the protein MADLQPTPWSADELVGELLDNESPFFIIPDQVAEASNLDVASNHSPVYNRLMSAVYSGPTMQDIESALSVTKYRNQTEHVSQARVSMLDRDLSRTHENNYRYTLRIKSCDNALADDGYKWRKYGQKSIKNSPNPRSYYRCTNPRCGAKKQVERCSGDPETLIITYEGLHLHFAYPFFPCNRPQQQHVNSPAKKKQRKPTSSSNSQGRNDQEAQRSVTSSINDAEESPDNVTHCSPVIPPPPATVGDVNTGWEQKGTEGDYSPQGLLEDVVPLPIRNPLINPTSVNSSSSSSFPSTPTSPSSISWPPGYSTLGFVGF